The Pungitius pungitius chromosome 8, fPunPun2.1, whole genome shotgun sequence genome has a window encoding:
- the fgd5a gene encoding FYVE, RhoGEF and PH domain-containing protein 5 isoform X1, whose protein sequence is MNTDFQNTLQVPRPKVRSHLTIKVHSKLMSRPCPPVCAPKPAVGTKPRRLNEPHAQGESCTPQSLSNGDLAHYDGKAEDLHETAANNQDTEEKSEDGVNDVDIRHNDKDYIAEGEIEGKTETCVDILDYDANSNDSEDNVKADDGSNGNIPEEENTEKNFSQPEVGNHTDDEKTSISSLNPGEMEDKTGEEEEEEEPNCLSKRQDCDSLGPKHVEEKNLDQQSLSQVDKDNDAGHNETDSEQCGDIVHCLHTDGTELEAGGFAFGFSVLPTVTEEYPYDVIGPTDDASDIYESCDPAETEVWQPERATKDLSGCFRFTSSTEDVFGPYSVIESLPPDVTGTADPEWGQEETDEKPSDELQTAGASNQEPFYVSSGDVDKLDDEQVLLEQGEIEEATEQLNLQKDKAKDSESTDEYADIDDSLCLQAEDKHLECVSSEDYVEIGDDDEDEETEKKHIKGKTVRERTAKREQAFLSQRTSCQPRLRLCNITVPSDLDVGRTPELTNRVVFAHTTEAFEEDIEELDCHIVPYNEDTDSDSEEHIYEEAGFDSEGENFVTIDRKTIVTRSRSYSGKVQGYVPETVPEETGTEYQTHDYCTVALDKTNEPLSQSQKPGVKCLIPSMKSQRLLFYSQSAEGPALTLTSPTEINHSLKDDIRMKRKDDTLSLPCVITSSGSFSQRSHQSSSGISTPTSLVDIPPPFELAYITKRPVTKSSPSLLIQHEPNDISTKKKSSFKRFLALKFKRKSDSKGFSDGSVRSSRSSSESSHHGPMRVIELDRRSTGSSPQLQNRILNPQQHPLELPSPFVLYKDHQRRKGDLKAYGRSVSRVESFEERSRRSAMPLPLTKPRSISFPSADTSDYENIPAMSSDYENIQIPTRPTRSHTVTEFFEDPNRSTVACNENDGYVDMNSFPGIDSITQASKDDTESAYTEPFPLNPVSAGLSADEDHGRTSEEEEGQSEQSYDRQVDGRSRAFYVAKELVDSEGLHVSALKYLHQDFRAAVAEAAVGEEGEPALDEQRLGEILGVLPQVYTLHSSILAQLEERISQWEESQRVVDVILSHREDFGVFDTFISEYDRSMSLLEESCRENLAFANIVKTFEKRSPEKAEVPLKHQLLQVIVRVLQYRMLLTDYLNNLSPDSKEYEDTQAALVIVSEVADQANDNLKQGENLLRLVHIEYSVKGKRDLLKPGRIFVKEGTLMKVSRKSRQPRHLFLMNDIMLYTYPQQDGKYRLKNTLSLSGMKVSKPVLDNVLNCLKIEVSDITITLSASSVVEREDWFHTLSRAIADHAAGLCTFGGPCSEAREKLWMALGEAAPVLVPVSHVMMCMNCTSDFSLTLRRHHCNACGKVVCRACSRNRYPLKYLKDRVAKVCDHCYAELRKRGGSVSGAWGSSSPRTHRASRPLSAVFQSLQPPSLWKSRKSSSALNQVSLTVEGATMSGSLQRRKKSKRKWKRLWFLLKDKVLYTFTAREDKVATESLPLQSFTVKLTERPEGEESNTFQLYHKKTLYYTFRADDPQTARRWVNAMEEATVL, encoded by the exons ATGAAcacag ATTTTCAAAATACACTGCAAGTCCCTCGACCAAAGGTCCGCAGTCACCTGACCATCAAAGTGCATTCCAAGCTGATGTCCAGGccgtgtcctcctgtctgtgctCCAAAACCTGCTGTCGGCACCAAGCCCAGACGCCTGAATGAGCCCCATGCACAGGGGGAGTCTTGCACCCCACAAAGCCTAAGTAATGGAGACCTGGCTCACTACGATGGGAAGGCAGAAGATCTTCATGAAACGGCTGCAAACAACCAAGACACAGAGGAGAAAAGCGAGGATGGGGTTAATGACGTTGACATCAGACACAATGATAAAGATTAcatagcagaaggagaaattgaGGGGAAAACAGAAACATGTGTAGATATATTAGATTATGATGCCAACAGCAATGACTCTGAGGACAATGTAAAAGCTGATGATGGTTCTAATGGTAATATTCCTGAGgaggaaaacactgaaaaaaacttCAGCCAGCCTGAAGTGGGTAATCACACTGATGATGAGAAAACATCAATTTCTTCCCTCAATCCTGGAGAGATGGAGGATAAaacgggagaggaggaggaagaagaggaaccAAATTGTTTATCAAAAAGGCAAGATTGTGACTCTTTGGGACCCAAACATGTAGAGGAAAAGAACCTTGATCAACAGTCCCTCAGTCAGGTTGATAAGGACAATGATGCTGGACACAATGAAACAGACAGTGAACAATGTGGTGACATTGTGCACTGTTTACACACAGATGGGACTGAGTTGGAAGCTGGAGGATTTGCATTTGGATTCAGTGTGCTTCCAACTGTGACTGAGGAGTATCCCTACGATGTGATTGGCCCCACAGATGATGCTAGTGATATTTATGAGTCTTGTGACCCAGCTGAAACAGAGGTATGGCAACCAGAACGGGCCACCAAGGACCTCTCTGGCTGTTTCCGCTTTACGTCCAGCACTGAGGATGTTTTTGGGCCTTATTCAGTTATCGAATCTCTTCCACCAGATGTTACAGGCACAGCCGACCCAGAGTGGGGTCAGGAGGAAACAGATGAAAAGCCCTCAGATGAACTGCAAACGGCAGGTGCTTCTAACCAGGAACCTTTCTATGTGTCATCAGGTGACGTGGACAAGCTAGATGATGAGCAGGTCCTCTTAGAACAGGGTGAGATTGAGGAGGCGACAGAGCAGTTGAACCTGCAAAAAGACAAAGCGAAGGACAGCGAGTCAACAGACGAGTATGCAGATATTGACGATTCCCTCTGCCTTCAAGCAGAAGACAAGCATCTGGAGTGTGTCTCATCGGAAGATTACGTTGAGATAGGTGATGATGACGAAGATGAAGAAACGGAAAAGAAGCATATTAAAGGAAAAACTGTAAGAGAGAGAACGGCTAAACGAGAGCAGGCCTTCCTCAGCCAGCGAACAAGCTGCCAGCCTCGCCTCAGGTTGTGCAACATCACAGTGCCATCAGACCTCGACGTGGGCCGTACCCCGGAGCTCACCAACCGGGTGGTGTTTGCCCACACAACGGAAGCCTTTGAAGAAGACATTGAGGAACTGGACTGCCATATTGTGCCTTACAATGAGGACACAGACTCAGACAGCGAGGAGCATATATATGAGGAGGCAGGGTTTGACTCCGAAGGGGAGAACTTTGTGACAATTGATCGGAAGACTATTGTCACACGATCACGGTCTTATTCTGGGAAGGTTCAAGGTTATGTTCCAGAAACTGTACCCGAGGAGACCGGGACGGAGTACCAGACTCATGACTACTGCACAGTGGCCTTAGATAAAACCAACGAACCTCTTAGCCAATCACAGAAGCCTGGGGTCAAGTGTTTGATCCCGTCAATGAAGTCTCAacgtttgttgttttattcccAATCGGCAGAGGGTCCAGCATTGACGTTGACCAGTCCCACAGAGATCAACCACTCTCTGAAGGATGACATTAGGATGAAGAGGAAAGATGATACCCTTTCTCTCCCATGTGTCATAACTTCTTCTGGAAGCTTCTCCCAGCGTAGCCATCAATCATCCAGTGGCATTTCCACACCAACGTCTCTAGTGGACATCCCACCACCCTTTGAGCTGGCATACATAACTAAAAGACCTGTCACGAAGAGTTCCCCATCACTCTTGATCCAGCATGAACCCAACGACATTTCTACAAAGAAGAAGTCCTCCTTCAAGCGCTTCCTGGCACTCAAGTTCAAGAGGAAGTCAGATTCGAAGGGTTTCAGCGATGGAAGTGTCCGCTCTTCTCGCTCTTCCTCCGAGTCCAGCCACCACGGCCCCATGAGGGTCATAGAGCTTGATCGTAGAAGCACCGGCAGCTCTCCTCAGCTTCAGAACCGCATTCTGAATCCTCAGCAGCATCCTTTAGAACTGCCATCCCCCTTTGTTCTATACAAAGACCACCAGAGGAGGAAAGGTGACCTCAAGGCTTATGGCAGGAGCGTCTCCAGAGTTGAGTCCTTCGAGGAGCGTTCTCGGCGCTCCGCAATGCCGCTGCCTTTGACCAAACCACGCTCCATCTCCTTCCCTAGTGCCGACACCTCAGACTATGAAAACATCCCGGCCATGAGCTCAGATTATGAAAACATCCAGATCCCAACTAGACCCACCAGATCCCACACTGTCACCGAATTCTTTGAGGACCCAAATCGCAGTACTGTCGCCTGCAATGAGAATGACGGCTATGTAGATATGAACAGTTTCCCTGGGATTGACAGCATAACCCAGGCATCAAAAGACGACACTGAAAG TGCCTACACAGAGCCTTTCCCGTTGAACCCCGTCTCTGCCGGGCTGTCAGCGGACGAGGACCACGGGCGGacgtcggaggaggaggaagggcagTCCGAGCAGAGCTatgacagacag GTCGATGGCCGGTCCCGAGCGTTCTATGTCGCCAAAGAGCTCGTCGACTCAGAAGGACT CCACGTCAGCGCCCTCAAGTACCTTCACCAG GACTTCAGGGCTGCAGTGGCCGAGGCGGCGGTGGGTGAGGAAGGGGAGCCCGCGCTGGACGAGCAGAGGTTAGGAGAGATATTGGGGGTGCTCCCCCAGGTCTACACGCTCCACAGCAGCATCCTTGCTCAGCTGGAGGAACGCATCAGTCAGTG GGAGGAGAGCCAAAGGGTAGTCGACGTGATCCTGTCACATCGGGAGGACTTTGGGGTGTTTGACACCTTCATCTCGGAGTACGACCGAAGCATGTCCTTACTGGAGGAGAGCTGCAGGGAGAACTTAGCATTCGCCAACATCGTCAAGACATTTGAG aaaagAAGCCCAGAGAAAGCTGAAGTCCCGCTGaaacaccagctgctgcaggttaTTGTCAGAGTGCTCCAGTATCGAATGCTActcacag ATTACCTGAACAACCTCTCTCCTGATTCAAAAGAATACGAGGACACGCAAG CTGCCTTGGTGATCGTGTCCGAGGTGGCGGACCAGGCCAACGACAATCTGAAGCAGGGG gaGAACCTGCTGCGTCTGGTCCACATAGAGTACAGCGTGAAGGGCAAGAGGGACCTCCTGAAGCCCGGGAGG ATTTTTGTGAAAGAAGGCACACTCATGAAGGTCTCAAGGAAAAGCAGGCAGCCACGACACCTGTTTCTG ATGAACGATATAATGCTGTACACCTACCCTCAGCAGGATGGGAAATACAGGCTCAAGAACACGTTATCTCTGTCTGGGATGAAG GTGAGCAAACCGGTCCTCGACAACGTGCTCAACTGTCTCAAGATCGAGGTGTCAGACATCACGATAACACTCTCAGCAAG CTCAGTGGTAGAGAGGGAGGACTGGTTCCACACGCTGAGTCGAGCCATCGCGGACCATGCTGCAGGCCTCTGTACGTTTGGTGGACCCTGCAGTGAg GCCCGTGAGAAGTTGTGGATGGCCCTGGGTGAGGCTGCTCCTGTTCTGGTCCCGGTTTCTCACGTGATGATGTGCATGAACTGCACCTCTGACTTCAGCCTCACGCTGAGACGACACCACTGCAACGCCTGCGGCAAG GTGGTGTGTCGGGCTTGTTCCAGGAACAGGTACCCACTGAAGTACCTCAAAGACAGGGTGGCCAAAGTGTGTGACCACTGCTATGCCGAACTCAGGAAAAGAG gtggcaGCGTGTCAGGGGCGTGGGGTAGCTCCAGCCCTCGCACCCACCGGGCAAGCCGTCCGCTCTCAGCTGTCTTCCAGAGCCTGCAGCCACCCAGCTTGTGGAAGAGCAGGAAGAGCTCCTCCGCCCTCAACCAG GTGTCGCTTACTGTGGAGGGAGCCACAATGAGCGGCAGCCTGCAGCGCCGGAAGAAGAGCAAGAGGAAGTGGAAGCGTCTGTGGTTCCTCCTCAAAGACAAGGTGCTCTACACCTTCACAGCCCGTGAG GACAAAGTTGCTACGGAGAGCCTTCCTTTGCAGTCGTTCACTGTCAAACTAACAGAGAGGCCggagggagaggaaagcaaCACGTTCCAGCTCTACCACAAGAAAACTCTGTATTACACCTTCAGGGCCGACGATCCCCAAACTGCACGCAG ATGGGTCAATGCCATGGAGGAGGCCACGGTTTTGTAG
- the fgd5a gene encoding FYVE, RhoGEF and PH domain-containing protein 5 isoform X2, with amino-acid sequence MNTDFQNTLQVPRPKVRSHLTIKVHSKLMSRPCPPVCAPKPAVGTKPRRLNEPHAQGESCTPQSLSNGDLAHYDGKAEDLHETAANNQDTEEKSEDGVNDVDIRHNDKDYIAEGEIEGKTETCVDILDYDANSNDSEDNVKADDGSNGNIPEEENTEKNFSQPEVGNHTDDEKTSISSLNPGEMEDKTGEEEEEEEPNCLSKRQDCDSLGPKHVEEKNLDQQSLSQVDKDNDAGHNETDSEQCGDIVHCLHTDGTELEAGGFAFGFSVLPTVTEEYPYDVIGPTDDASDIYESCDPAETEVWQPERATKDLSGCFRFTSSTEDVFGPYSVIESLPPDVTGTADPEWGQEETDEKPSDELQTAGASNQEPFYVSSGDVDKLDDEQVLLEQGEIEEATEQLNLQKDKAKDSESTDEYADIDDSLCLQAEDKHLECVSSEDYVEIGDDDEDEETEKKHIKGKTVRERTAKREQAFLSQRTSCQPRLRLCNITVPSDLDVGRTPELTNRVVFAHTTEAFEEDIEELDCHIVPYNEDTDSDSEEHIYEEAGFDSEGENFVTIDRKTIVTRSRSYSGKVQGYVPETVPEETGTEYQTHDYCTVALDKTNEPLSQSQKPGVKCLIPSMKSQRLLFYSQSAEGPALTLTSPTEINHSLKDDIRMKRKDDTLSLPCVITSSGSFSQRSHQSSSGISTPTSLVDIPPPFELAYITKRPVTKSSPSLLIQHEPNDISTKKKSSFKRFLALKFKRKSDSKGFSDGSVRSSRSSSESSHHGPMRVIELDRRSTGSSPQLQNRILNPQQHPLELPSPFVLYKDHQRRKGDLKAYGRSVSRVESFEERSRRSAMPLPLTKPRSISFPSADTSDYENIPAMSSDYENIQIPTRPTRSHTVTEFFEDPNRSTVACNENDGYVDMNSFPGIDSITQASKDDTESAYTEPFPLNPVSAGLSADEDHGRTSEEEEGQSEQSYDRQVDGRSRAFYVAKELVDSEGLHVSALKYLHQDFRAAVAEAAVGEEGEPALDEQRLGEILGVLPQVYTLHSSILAQLEERISQWEESQRVVDVILSHREDFGVFDTFISEYDRSMSLLEESCRENLAFANIVKTFEKRSPEKAEVPLKHQLLQVIVRVLQYRMLLTDYLNNLSPDSKEYEDTQAALVIVSEVADQANDNLKQGENLLRLVHIEYSVKGKRDLLKPGRIFVKEGTLMKVSRKSRQPRHLFLMNDIMLYTYPQQDGKYRLKNTLSLSGMKVSKPVLDNVLNCLKIEVSDITITLSASSVVEREDWFHTLSRAIADHAAGLCTFGGPCSEAREKLWMALGEAAPVLVPVSHVMMCMNCTSDFSLTLRRHHCNACGKVVCRACSRNRYPLKYLKDRVAKVCDHCYAELRKRGGSVSGAWGSSSPRTHRASRPLSAVFQSLQPPSLWKSRKSSSALNQVSLTVEGATMSGSLQRRKKSKRKWKRLWFLLKDKDKVATESLPLQSFTVKLTERPEGEESNTFQLYHKKTLYYTFRADDPQTARRWVNAMEEATVL; translated from the exons ATGAAcacag ATTTTCAAAATACACTGCAAGTCCCTCGACCAAAGGTCCGCAGTCACCTGACCATCAAAGTGCATTCCAAGCTGATGTCCAGGccgtgtcctcctgtctgtgctCCAAAACCTGCTGTCGGCACCAAGCCCAGACGCCTGAATGAGCCCCATGCACAGGGGGAGTCTTGCACCCCACAAAGCCTAAGTAATGGAGACCTGGCTCACTACGATGGGAAGGCAGAAGATCTTCATGAAACGGCTGCAAACAACCAAGACACAGAGGAGAAAAGCGAGGATGGGGTTAATGACGTTGACATCAGACACAATGATAAAGATTAcatagcagaaggagaaattgaGGGGAAAACAGAAACATGTGTAGATATATTAGATTATGATGCCAACAGCAATGACTCTGAGGACAATGTAAAAGCTGATGATGGTTCTAATGGTAATATTCCTGAGgaggaaaacactgaaaaaaacttCAGCCAGCCTGAAGTGGGTAATCACACTGATGATGAGAAAACATCAATTTCTTCCCTCAATCCTGGAGAGATGGAGGATAAaacgggagaggaggaggaagaagaggaaccAAATTGTTTATCAAAAAGGCAAGATTGTGACTCTTTGGGACCCAAACATGTAGAGGAAAAGAACCTTGATCAACAGTCCCTCAGTCAGGTTGATAAGGACAATGATGCTGGACACAATGAAACAGACAGTGAACAATGTGGTGACATTGTGCACTGTTTACACACAGATGGGACTGAGTTGGAAGCTGGAGGATTTGCATTTGGATTCAGTGTGCTTCCAACTGTGACTGAGGAGTATCCCTACGATGTGATTGGCCCCACAGATGATGCTAGTGATATTTATGAGTCTTGTGACCCAGCTGAAACAGAGGTATGGCAACCAGAACGGGCCACCAAGGACCTCTCTGGCTGTTTCCGCTTTACGTCCAGCACTGAGGATGTTTTTGGGCCTTATTCAGTTATCGAATCTCTTCCACCAGATGTTACAGGCACAGCCGACCCAGAGTGGGGTCAGGAGGAAACAGATGAAAAGCCCTCAGATGAACTGCAAACGGCAGGTGCTTCTAACCAGGAACCTTTCTATGTGTCATCAGGTGACGTGGACAAGCTAGATGATGAGCAGGTCCTCTTAGAACAGGGTGAGATTGAGGAGGCGACAGAGCAGTTGAACCTGCAAAAAGACAAAGCGAAGGACAGCGAGTCAACAGACGAGTATGCAGATATTGACGATTCCCTCTGCCTTCAAGCAGAAGACAAGCATCTGGAGTGTGTCTCATCGGAAGATTACGTTGAGATAGGTGATGATGACGAAGATGAAGAAACGGAAAAGAAGCATATTAAAGGAAAAACTGTAAGAGAGAGAACGGCTAAACGAGAGCAGGCCTTCCTCAGCCAGCGAACAAGCTGCCAGCCTCGCCTCAGGTTGTGCAACATCACAGTGCCATCAGACCTCGACGTGGGCCGTACCCCGGAGCTCACCAACCGGGTGGTGTTTGCCCACACAACGGAAGCCTTTGAAGAAGACATTGAGGAACTGGACTGCCATATTGTGCCTTACAATGAGGACACAGACTCAGACAGCGAGGAGCATATATATGAGGAGGCAGGGTTTGACTCCGAAGGGGAGAACTTTGTGACAATTGATCGGAAGACTATTGTCACACGATCACGGTCTTATTCTGGGAAGGTTCAAGGTTATGTTCCAGAAACTGTACCCGAGGAGACCGGGACGGAGTACCAGACTCATGACTACTGCACAGTGGCCTTAGATAAAACCAACGAACCTCTTAGCCAATCACAGAAGCCTGGGGTCAAGTGTTTGATCCCGTCAATGAAGTCTCAacgtttgttgttttattcccAATCGGCAGAGGGTCCAGCATTGACGTTGACCAGTCCCACAGAGATCAACCACTCTCTGAAGGATGACATTAGGATGAAGAGGAAAGATGATACCCTTTCTCTCCCATGTGTCATAACTTCTTCTGGAAGCTTCTCCCAGCGTAGCCATCAATCATCCAGTGGCATTTCCACACCAACGTCTCTAGTGGACATCCCACCACCCTTTGAGCTGGCATACATAACTAAAAGACCTGTCACGAAGAGTTCCCCATCACTCTTGATCCAGCATGAACCCAACGACATTTCTACAAAGAAGAAGTCCTCCTTCAAGCGCTTCCTGGCACTCAAGTTCAAGAGGAAGTCAGATTCGAAGGGTTTCAGCGATGGAAGTGTCCGCTCTTCTCGCTCTTCCTCCGAGTCCAGCCACCACGGCCCCATGAGGGTCATAGAGCTTGATCGTAGAAGCACCGGCAGCTCTCCTCAGCTTCAGAACCGCATTCTGAATCCTCAGCAGCATCCTTTAGAACTGCCATCCCCCTTTGTTCTATACAAAGACCACCAGAGGAGGAAAGGTGACCTCAAGGCTTATGGCAGGAGCGTCTCCAGAGTTGAGTCCTTCGAGGAGCGTTCTCGGCGCTCCGCAATGCCGCTGCCTTTGACCAAACCACGCTCCATCTCCTTCCCTAGTGCCGACACCTCAGACTATGAAAACATCCCGGCCATGAGCTCAGATTATGAAAACATCCAGATCCCAACTAGACCCACCAGATCCCACACTGTCACCGAATTCTTTGAGGACCCAAATCGCAGTACTGTCGCCTGCAATGAGAATGACGGCTATGTAGATATGAACAGTTTCCCTGGGATTGACAGCATAACCCAGGCATCAAAAGACGACACTGAAAG TGCCTACACAGAGCCTTTCCCGTTGAACCCCGTCTCTGCCGGGCTGTCAGCGGACGAGGACCACGGGCGGacgtcggaggaggaggaagggcagTCCGAGCAGAGCTatgacagacag GTCGATGGCCGGTCCCGAGCGTTCTATGTCGCCAAAGAGCTCGTCGACTCAGAAGGACT CCACGTCAGCGCCCTCAAGTACCTTCACCAG GACTTCAGGGCTGCAGTGGCCGAGGCGGCGGTGGGTGAGGAAGGGGAGCCCGCGCTGGACGAGCAGAGGTTAGGAGAGATATTGGGGGTGCTCCCCCAGGTCTACACGCTCCACAGCAGCATCCTTGCTCAGCTGGAGGAACGCATCAGTCAGTG GGAGGAGAGCCAAAGGGTAGTCGACGTGATCCTGTCACATCGGGAGGACTTTGGGGTGTTTGACACCTTCATCTCGGAGTACGACCGAAGCATGTCCTTACTGGAGGAGAGCTGCAGGGAGAACTTAGCATTCGCCAACATCGTCAAGACATTTGAG aaaagAAGCCCAGAGAAAGCTGAAGTCCCGCTGaaacaccagctgctgcaggttaTTGTCAGAGTGCTCCAGTATCGAATGCTActcacag ATTACCTGAACAACCTCTCTCCTGATTCAAAAGAATACGAGGACACGCAAG CTGCCTTGGTGATCGTGTCCGAGGTGGCGGACCAGGCCAACGACAATCTGAAGCAGGGG gaGAACCTGCTGCGTCTGGTCCACATAGAGTACAGCGTGAAGGGCAAGAGGGACCTCCTGAAGCCCGGGAGG ATTTTTGTGAAAGAAGGCACACTCATGAAGGTCTCAAGGAAAAGCAGGCAGCCACGACACCTGTTTCTG ATGAACGATATAATGCTGTACACCTACCCTCAGCAGGATGGGAAATACAGGCTCAAGAACACGTTATCTCTGTCTGGGATGAAG GTGAGCAAACCGGTCCTCGACAACGTGCTCAACTGTCTCAAGATCGAGGTGTCAGACATCACGATAACACTCTCAGCAAG CTCAGTGGTAGAGAGGGAGGACTGGTTCCACACGCTGAGTCGAGCCATCGCGGACCATGCTGCAGGCCTCTGTACGTTTGGTGGACCCTGCAGTGAg GCCCGTGAGAAGTTGTGGATGGCCCTGGGTGAGGCTGCTCCTGTTCTGGTCCCGGTTTCTCACGTGATGATGTGCATGAACTGCACCTCTGACTTCAGCCTCACGCTGAGACGACACCACTGCAACGCCTGCGGCAAG GTGGTGTGTCGGGCTTGTTCCAGGAACAGGTACCCACTGAAGTACCTCAAAGACAGGGTGGCCAAAGTGTGTGACCACTGCTATGCCGAACTCAGGAAAAGAG gtggcaGCGTGTCAGGGGCGTGGGGTAGCTCCAGCCCTCGCACCCACCGGGCAAGCCGTCCGCTCTCAGCTGTCTTCCAGAGCCTGCAGCCACCCAGCTTGTGGAAGAGCAGGAAGAGCTCCTCCGCCCTCAACCAG GTGTCGCTTACTGTGGAGGGAGCCACAATGAGCGGCAGCCTGCAGCGCCGGAAGAAGAGCAAGAGGAAGTGGAAGCGTCTGTGGTTCCTCCTCAAAGACAAG GACAAAGTTGCTACGGAGAGCCTTCCTTTGCAGTCGTTCACTGTCAAACTAACAGAGAGGCCggagggagaggaaagcaaCACGTTCCAGCTCTACCACAAGAAAACTCTGTATTACACCTTCAGGGCCGACGATCCCCAAACTGCACGCAG ATGGGTCAATGCCATGGAGGAGGCCACGGTTTTGTAG